A genomic region of Caldicellulosiruptor acetigenus contains the following coding sequences:
- a CDS encoding DEAD/DEAH box helicase family protein, translating to MRNILEQIVDDINYSNITLWHLPNLTRFSKNKTLFDYQVKALENITKVLYLYYSEFNADKNKLLRKYREYGLDDSKFAIEKYETKSRMRKNKRFEFFKNHFPTVNDEYISVSNFLNRACFWMATGSGKSLVLIKTIELVDYLQKQGLIPQREIMLLLPREDLIKQFKNEIDEYNMFKERPIRLVSLKDYEGDKIQLTMFNEIKVYYYRSDLLRDETKENILDYRNYLNNGNWYIFLDEAHKGSKEDSIFQDYVTVLSKNGFLFNFSATFTDEIDHVTTCYNFNLEKFIKAGYGKNIYLSQSYFSFKDDKDDFNEEEKQKQVLKSLIVFSLVKKAKKEGTYHHPLLITLVNSVNTDDSDLLLFFKKLEEIAIGKINEDLFGEAKEEILRELKNHRTYVFGEEQLQFDIEILEKLSKKDLLECVFNAQNHGKIEILEGEKGKEIILKLETSDKPFALIRIGDAKKFQREKLGNNYVYISSYDEKKVFENINNLKDINLLLGSRSFYEGWDSNRPNVINLINIGKQDAKKFVLQAIGRGIRIEPHKGERKRLPQNYKDKNALLETLFIFATDKDAVKAIIETVEEQKDREEVEISLYENQNRTFDLLIPVYKEEENRREDIARFNIAEESLVKFRQFISSFGKNVLLLKTNLSLEQLNFLLEKVTRDDFFQIKNEKVYNDMDFLLKKLSSHVSVKNKVVSEVKELEDEIIHFKHVKVVNMSDEEIEALKEKIEKVRRFEVINESEIDALLDEGKITKEEYKKMIKSLVNTKPEETFKDLKIKKVAQHYYLPVIYSTQEKIDYIKHIIKVPSEVKFIENLEEYVKKNSLDVEWMFSKIDERLDKKMGIPYFCRKENSYREFFPDFIFWIKKGKNYKIVFVDPKGTSNADYQNKVDEFERLFYENGKPKVFTYRDFDITFDLKLVAEDINSVSAKYQKYWLAENDFSFLRI from the coding sequence ATGAGAAATATCTTAGAACAAATAGTGGATGATATTAATTATAGTAATATAACCTTGTGGCATTTGCCTAATTTAACAAGGTTTTCAAAAAATAAAACATTGTTTGATTATCAAGTGAAAGCCCTTGAAAATATTACCAAAGTCTTATATTTGTATTATTCAGAATTTAATGCTGACAAAAACAAACTGCTGAGAAAATACAGAGAATATGGTTTGGATGACAGTAAATTTGCCATAGAAAAATACGAAACCAAAAGTAGAATGAGAAAAAACAAGAGGTTTGAATTTTTTAAAAATCATTTTCCGACAGTAAATGACGAATATATTTCTGTTAGTAATTTTTTAAACAGAGCCTGTTTTTGGATGGCAACAGGAAGTGGAAAAAGTCTTGTTTTGATAAAAACAATTGAACTGGTAGATTATCTTCAAAAGCAGGGATTAATACCCCAAAGGGAAATAATGCTTTTGCTTCCCCGTGAGGATTTAATTAAGCAGTTTAAGAATGAAATTGATGAATACAATATGTTTAAAGAAAGACCAATAAGATTAGTGAGTTTGAAGGATTATGAAGGGGACAAGATTCAGCTAACGATGTTCAATGAAATAAAGGTGTATTATTATAGAAGTGACCTTTTGAGAGATGAAACTAAAGAAAATATTTTGGACTACAGAAATTATTTAAACAATGGGAATTGGTATATATTTTTGGATGAAGCTCACAAAGGAAGCAAAGAAGATTCAATTTTTCAGGATTACGTAACCGTGCTGTCCAAGAACGGATTTCTATTTAACTTTTCTGCAACATTCACAGACGAAATTGACCATGTTACAACATGCTACAATTTCAACCTTGAAAAGTTTATCAAAGCAGGATATGGCAAGAATATTTATTTGAGCCAATCTTATTTTTCATTTAAAGATGATAAAGACGATTTTAATGAAGAAGAAAAGCAAAAACAGGTTTTAAAATCGTTGATTGTTTTTTCTCTTGTGAAAAAGGCAAAAAAGGAAGGAACGTATCACCATCCCCTGCTTATTACTCTTGTTAATTCTGTCAATACAGATGACTCTGACCTGCTTTTGTTTTTCAAGAAGTTAGAAGAAATTGCAATTGGAAAAATAAATGAGGATTTATTTGGTGAGGCTAAAGAAGAGATATTAAGAGAGCTAAAAAATCACAGAACTTATGTCTTTGGAGAAGAACAGCTACAGTTTGATATTGAGATCTTAGAAAAATTAAGTAAAAAAGATTTATTAGAATGTGTTTTCAATGCTCAGAATCATGGTAAAATAGAAATTTTGGAAGGTGAAAAAGGGAAAGAAATTATTTTGAAACTTGAAACAAGTGATAAGCCTTTTGCACTCATTAGAATTGGAGATGCCAAGAAGTTTCAAAGAGAAAAATTGGGAAACAATTACGTATATATTTCAAGTTATGATGAGAAAAAAGTATTTGAAAACATCAATAATTTAAAGGATATAAACCTGCTTCTGGGCAGCAGAAGTTTTTATGAAGGCTGGGATAGTAACCGTCCAAATGTCATAAATCTCATCAATATTGGGAAACAAGATGCAAAGAAGTTTGTTCTGCAGGCAATAGGCAGAGGAATAAGGATAGAGCCTCACAAAGGTGAAAGAAAGAGGTTGCCTCAGAATTATAAAGACAAGAATGCTCTGCTTGAGACGTTGTTTATTTTCGCAACTGACAAAGATGCAGTAAAAGCAATAATAGAAACAGTTGAGGAACAGAAGGACAGAGAAGAAGTTGAGATTTCACTTTACGAAAACCAAAATAGAACTTTTGACCTTTTAATACCAGTTTATAAGGAAGAAGAAAATAGAAGAGAAGATATTGCTAGATTTAATATAGCTGAGGAGAGTTTAGTGAAATTCAGACAATTTATAAGTTCTTTTGGCAAGAATGTTTTGCTTTTAAAGACAAATTTGTCGTTGGAGCAGTTGAATTTTTTGCTGGAGAAAGTCACTCGTGATGATTTCTTTCAGATTAAAAACGAAAAAGTTTACAACGACATGGATTTTCTTTTGAAAAAGCTATCATCACATGTTTCTGTAAAAAATAAAGTCGTATCTGAAGTAAAGGAGTTAGAAGATGAAATTATTCATTTTAAACATGTAAAAGTTGTTAATATGAGTGATGAAGAAATTGAAGCATTGAAGGAAAAGATAGAAAAAGTGAGAAGGTTTGAAGTAATTAATGAATCTGAAATCGATGCACTATTAGATGAAGGGAAAATTACAAAGGAAGAGTATAAGAAAATGATTAAAAGTCTTGTAAACACCAAACCTGAAGAGACATTTAAAGACCTTAAAATTAAAAAGGTAGCTCAGCACTATTATTTACCTGTTATTTATTCTACTCAAGAAAAGATAGACTACATTAAACACATTATAAAGGTTCCTAGTGAAGTCAAGTTTATAGAGAATTTGGAAGAGTATGTTAAAAAGAATAGTTTAGATGTTGAGTGGATGTTTAGCAAAATTGATGAAAGGTTAGATAAGAAAATGGGTATACCTTATTTCTGCAGGAAAGAAAATTCTTATCGTGAATTTTTCCCTGATTTTATTTTTTGGATAAAGAAAGGTAAAAACTACAAGATAGTTTTTGTGGACCCCAAGGGCACAAGTAATGCTGATTATCAAAATAAAGTAGATGAATTTGAAAGATTATTTTATGAAAATGGTAAACCAAAAGTCTTCACCTATAGAGACTTTGATATAACTTTTGATTTAAAACTTGTTGCAGAAGATATAAATAGCGTTAGCGCAAAATATCAGAAATACTGGCTTGCAGAAAATGACTTTAGTTTTCTACGGATTTAA